The proteins below come from a single Ostrinia nubilalis chromosome Z, ilOstNubi1.1, whole genome shotgun sequence genomic window:
- the LOC135087012 gene encoding succinate dehydrogenase cytochrome b560 subunit, mitochondrial-like: MALTTKSDHESLKQSSDQVLQGKHQITFKPYVAPCYKDHDAKNMGLKRPMSPHLTIYAPTMPAMTSILQRITGIIATFYACMLSAGTLFLSNGVESYVSMIQSLDLSRPMILLIKVLAGAPFAYHYFFGIRFCIWNSGRWLTLKDVNSSVKPLFIATAVSMFFFAIL; the protein is encoded by the exons ATGGCGCTTACAACaaaaag tgaccatgaaagtttaaaacaatcaaGTGATCAAGTTTTACAGGGCAAGCATCAGATCACGTTCAAGCCGTACGTGGCGCCGTGCTACAAGGACCACGACGCCAAGAACATGGGGCTGAAGCGGCCGATGTCCCCCCACTTGACCATATACGCGCCGACTATGCCCGCGATGACGTCCATCTTGCAACGAATCACTG GTATAATAGCAACATTTTACGCGTGTATGCTCTCAGCGGGAACATTGTTCCTTTCAAACGGGGTGGAGTCCTACGTGTCCATGATTCAAAGCCTGGACCTCTCCAGGCCGATGATCCTGCTCATCAAGGTCCTCGCGGGCGCACCCTTCGCCTACCACTACTTCTTCGGCATAAGGTTCTGCATTTGGAACTCGGGGAGGTGGCTCACATTAAAAGATGTAAATTCATCCGTAAAACCTTTGTTTATAGCAACCGCTGTCTCAATGTTCTTTTTCGCGATACTTTAG